A DNA window from Psychrobium sp. MM17-31 contains the following coding sequences:
- a CDS encoding bifunctional metallophosphatase/5'-nucleotidase, translated as MRLIILFVTTVLSLSALANSSGGRQVNIVFASEMPEIHEGDGRYARLATLLEQQRALNKDTFFFFGGGSLGPSILSSFDKGSHIIDLLNSLEPDAMGVSKREFSFYPENLSLRAYDATFPVVASNIIDTATEEELDGIVRSSISVHSDISIGFLSIIDSSVLEDYTFSQISLLDPLKAIESEAASLRRNGADIILLHYTGYYPIINELLDRNVIDFSLHKDESYQDVDYSKRTYHNRDIFVKSASGVALLTMKVASSVPRRLSEYSLDIVDVDRYPQNKVVATLVNGHINRLKSILAVEIGKFELPITTRRTLVRSRENAFGNYIADSVRAFAKAPLAIINSGSIRGNRDYQKGDVISRGTIANELPFRGKLALIEMSGAQLFEAMEHSVSALKVFRGRFAQISGMTVVYDSSKPVGKRIKSIKINGKDVKLTELYRVATTDYLAAGGDGYDVFKQAKKLPAKHLAIRLVSDITSDKIAMDKVLAPTVDGRLIDLATKN; from the coding sequence TTGCGGCTGATTATATTATTCGTTACTACTGTGCTATCGCTCAGTGCGTTGGCAAATAGTAGTGGCGGTCGACAAGTAAATATCGTGTTCGCGAGTGAAATGCCGGAAATTCACGAAGGAGATGGTCGCTATGCGCGCTTAGCAACTTTATTGGAGCAGCAACGTGCACTCAATAAAGACACCTTTTTCTTCTTCGGTGGAGGAAGTCTAGGGCCGAGTATTCTGTCTTCGTTTGATAAAGGTTCCCACATTATTGATTTGCTTAACTCTCTAGAGCCTGATGCTATGGGGGTGAGTAAACGCGAATTTAGCTTTTATCCTGAAAATTTATCACTTAGGGCTTATGACGCTACCTTTCCTGTTGTTGCGTCTAACATCATAGATACTGCTACTGAAGAAGAACTCGATGGCATCGTAAGAAGCTCAATTAGTGTTCATAGTGATATTTCGATTGGTTTCCTATCTATTATCGATTCTAGCGTTCTCGAAGATTATACATTCAGCCAGATTTCACTGTTAGATCCGCTTAAAGCTATCGAGAGTGAAGCTGCGAGTTTGCGTAGAAATGGCGCGGATATTATTTTGCTTCATTACACAGGATACTATCCAATCATCAATGAATTGCTTGATCGCAATGTAATCGACTTTAGTTTGCATAAGGACGAGAGTTATCAAGATGTCGATTATTCGAAACGAACCTATCACAATCGCGATATTTTCGTTAAATCAGCTTCTGGTGTTGCCCTACTAACGATGAAAGTTGCTTCTTCAGTACCGCGAAGATTGTCAGAATATTCATTAGATATTGTCGATGTTGATCGATACCCACAAAACAAGGTAGTGGCAACTTTGGTTAATGGCCATATTAATCGTTTGAAGTCCATTTTAGCGGTGGAGATTGGTAAGTTTGAATTGCCTATTACCACGCGTCGAACTTTGGTACGTAGTAGAGAAAATGCATTTGGAAACTATATCGCTGATAGTGTTAGAGCTTTTGCAAAGGCGCCATTAGCGATAATTAATAGTGGCTCTATTCGCGGCAACCGCGATTACCAAAAAGGCGATGTAATTTCCCGTGGCACCATTGCTAATGAGCTACCATTTCGTGGCAAGCTTGCGTTGATTGAGATGAGTGGTGCGCAGCTGTTTGAAGCGATGGAGCATTCGGTGAGTGCGCTGAAAGTTTTTAGGGGGCGGTTTGCGCAGATATCTGGAATGACTGTCGTATATGACAGTAGTAAACCTGTTGGTAAGCGTATTAAGTCAATCAAGATCAACGGTAAAGACGTTAAGCTGACAGAGCTATATCGGGTTGCTACTACTGATTATTTAGCGGCAGGAGGAGATGGGTATGACGTTTTTAAACAAGCAAAAAAATTACCAGCTAAGCATTTAGCGATTAGATTAGTATCAGACATTACCTCTGACAAAATTGCAATGGATAAGGTTTTAGCGCCCACCGTAGACGGGCGTTTAATTGATTTAGCAACTAAGAATTAA
- a CDS encoding diguanylate cyclase, producing MINQSSADRFQPVHSSLNTVFITAFSIILILSAIVAMIAYDRLITFQGLLEDTTASSFPKVMSYAKMYSQVNELTYSTDNLTIANTQGQRKIAYDELRDKFAGIEPLVMELGNSRRLQMQLDVIEQEINALNGLIEQQLSIRDKLQAERDGVYRIHDIAIHDEDIAHSDFAHMISHLVIMSEEALSFKRLNQIKNTSREISKIHAKASDTLTLTQTQQQLMDKLHNAIVGQQGVLALKVELLRIMGRTRGRADFVRNLVIDYARLAEFESFKYKSSLLKETEAFSATVEQQTKTLGVMAFFTFCSMIVIVFFIQRRLIRRLVLLNKKVVSRLAGEKIDLKVGGKDEITVIAKSFEEFAHTIERQKKELLQSSLTDGLTNIPNRRALDKAFKQLLLSAHRQQWPIAVLMMDVDNFKTYNDFYGHIAGDECLQRIAAVLKTVMRRPEDFVARYGGEEFVCLLPNTPVEGAQVVADTILKQLSIEHIPHERSDVASHVTLSIGITVYDSGEEETSDNLLKLADTALYRAKKHGKNCHSI from the coding sequence ATGATCAATCAAAGTTCAGCTGACAGATTTCAGCCTGTTCACTCCTCTTTGAATACGGTATTCATTACCGCATTTTCGATTATTCTCATCTTGAGCGCCATCGTTGCGATGATTGCCTATGATCGTTTGATAACCTTTCAAGGTCTATTAGAAGACACTACAGCGAGTTCATTTCCTAAGGTCATGAGCTACGCCAAGATGTATAGTCAGGTCAATGAACTAACTTATTCGACTGACAATTTAACCATCGCCAATACTCAAGGACAACGTAAAATCGCTTACGATGAATTGCGTGATAAGTTCGCTGGAATCGAACCCTTGGTGATGGAGCTTGGAAATAGTAGGCGTTTGCAAATGCAGCTTGATGTTATTGAACAAGAGATCAATGCACTCAATGGCCTGATTGAACAACAGTTAAGTATTAGAGATAAATTACAGGCTGAGCGAGATGGTGTATATCGAATTCACGATATTGCAATTCATGACGAAGACATTGCTCATAGTGATTTTGCTCATATGATTAGCCACTTGGTTATCATGTCGGAAGAGGCGTTATCATTTAAGCGCCTCAACCAAATAAAAAATACCAGTCGTGAGATTAGTAAAATTCACGCCAAAGCAAGTGACACGCTGACATTAACTCAAACCCAACAGCAATTGATGGACAAGTTACATAACGCGATTGTGGGACAGCAAGGCGTACTGGCATTAAAGGTCGAACTATTGCGGATTATGGGGCGAACCCGAGGTCGTGCAGACTTTGTTAGAAATCTAGTGATCGATTATGCACGACTGGCTGAGTTTGAGTCTTTTAAATATAAGAGTTCTTTACTAAAAGAAACCGAAGCATTTTCAGCAACGGTTGAACAGCAAACCAAAACCTTAGGTGTGATGGCGTTTTTTACTTTCTGTTCCATGATAGTCATCGTCTTTTTTATTCAGCGTCGTTTGATCAGGCGTTTGGTGTTGTTAAACAAGAAAGTTGTTTCTAGATTAGCTGGTGAAAAAATTGATCTAAAAGTTGGCGGCAAAGACGAGATTACTGTTATTGCTAAATCGTTTGAAGAGTTTGCGCATACAATTGAGCGTCAGAAGAAAGAACTATTGCAATCGTCGTTAACTGATGGCTTGACCAATATTCCTAATAGACGCGCTTTGGATAAAGCCTTTAAACAGTTATTACTTTCAGCGCATCGTCAGCAGTGGCCGATTGCCGTCTTGATGATGGATGTCGATAATTTTAAAACCTACAATGATTTTTATGGTCACATCGCTGGTGATGAGTGTTTACAAAGAATTGCAGCTGTATTGAAAACAGTGATGCGACGACCTGAAGATTTTGTTGCGCGTTACGGCGGTGAAGAATTCGTTTGTCTTCTTCCAAATACACCCGTGGAGGGAGCTCAGGTTGTTGCAGATACAATCTTAAAACAACTTAGTATCGAACATATCCCTCACGAGCGAAGCGATGTTGCTTCTCATGTCACCTTGAGTATCGGGATTACTGTGTATGATTCCGGTGAAGAGGAAACCAGTGATAACTTGCTAAAACTCGCAGACACAGCACTGTATCGCGCCAAAAAACATGGCAAGAATTGTCACTCGATTTAG
- a CDS encoding TetR/AcrR family transcriptional regulator translates to MMQKCDSSDNPKCFIRRALTKREQNVINREIELLEVAEDIMAREGFSGLTMDKLVAACDYSKGTVYNHFANKEDLFCALSNKGMKFIISLVRRALAIEGNSREKCLAIIYAHQLHSQMHVTASFCVLMVKTPTVLERASAGRIALQRELELEITLLVDDLIKQAIQDGEMAPSMREQVEGVCFALWSMSFGSSAILASAQDTEAVARLDMSSALLFNMNVLLDGFGWAPLTKDWDYQATWQRIGEEVFAAEVAALN, encoded by the coding sequence ATGATGCAAAAATGTGATAGCAGTGATAATCCGAAATGTTTTATTCGCCGAGCGTTAACCAAGCGCGAACAAAATGTGATAAATCGCGAAATTGAATTACTGGAAGTGGCTGAAGATATCATGGCTCGCGAGGGCTTTTCTGGGCTAACCATGGATAAGCTAGTAGCTGCTTGTGATTATTCTAAAGGCACCGTGTACAATCATTTCGCCAATAAAGAAGATCTGTTTTGTGCACTTTCGAATAAGGGAATGAAGTTTATTATATCCCTTGTGCGTAGGGCACTTGCGATAGAAGGTAATTCACGAGAAAAATGTTTAGCAATCATTTATGCTCATCAATTACATAGTCAAATGCATGTTACAGCATCGTTTTGTGTACTCATGGTAAAAACGCCGACAGTATTAGAGCGGGCGAGTGCAGGACGAATTGCGCTTCAGCGTGAACTAGAGTTGGAAATAACACTATTAGTGGACGATCTGATTAAGCAAGCGATTCAAGATGGCGAGATGGCACCTAGCATGCGTGAGCAAGTTGAAGGTGTTTGTTTTGCGTTGTGGTCAATGTCTTTTGGTTCGAGTGCGATTTTAGCGAGTGCGCAAGACACTGAAGCCGTGGCGAGGCTAGATATGAGTAGTGCATTGTTATTTAACATGAATGTTTTACTCGATGGTTTTGGTTGGGCGCCACTGACTAAAGATTGGGACTATCAAGCAACATGGCAGCGCATTGGAGAAGAAGTTTTTGCAGCAGAGGTAGCAGCGCTGAATTAG
- a CDS encoding MMPL family transporter, with amino-acid sequence MKRLWLDVVIKKPWLMLLFGIVFFMLAGMGGQSLYFRGDYKVFFGKDNPQLMAFERMQETFSKNESANIIIAPKSGDVFNKTTLQLIKEYTDEAWQTPLSSRVDSLSNYQHTWAEEDDLIVEDLVMDIESMTPESIARAKAIATTEPNLVKRIVSEDGKVAVISVTVQLPDGDNPETAGEAMLAVTEISDSVRALTERYKAKYPDHEFYHTGMVFMNDAFASEAQKDASTLVPLMFLMVIVILWVLLRSFSGTFATLIIIIVSIAATMGLSGWMGYFLSTATVNVPTMVMTLAVADCVHVISSMLYALKQGKTKEEAIEYSMNLNLMPIFITSATTAIGFLTLNFSDVPVLADLGNLTALGVMIAFVLSVTMLPALLKILPMRTAKVANAKHHWIERLGDKVIDNHNKLLPVSLIVMVLALTATFNNDINDVATDYFDESTAFRQSTDFQQENISGMSTIDFALYSDESSGLNKPEMLNTVNAFSEWLRTQPEIDHVLSISDTFKRLNKNMHGDDESYYRLPQDRELSAQYLLLYEMSLPYGLDLNNQINIDKSATRITAILQNLGSVEFTEFERRTQQWFIDNAPQVQMTAASPNLMFAHIGQQNMQSMLVGTLLALILISGLLVFALRSWRLGAISLIPNLVPACIGFGIWGLYSGEINMGLSVVLSMTLGIIVDDTVHFLSKYQHAKNEGKSTADSIRYSFASVGQALWITTLVLAIGFSILALSSFRLNADMGLLTAIIIVAALIVDFLFLPAFLLLLDKTSSKKKQGVSNEQAA; translated from the coding sequence ATGAAACGTTTATGGCTAGATGTCGTAATAAAGAAACCGTGGTTAATGCTGTTGTTTGGCATAGTGTTTTTTATGCTTGCAGGTATGGGCGGGCAGAGTCTGTATTTTCGTGGCGACTACAAAGTCTTCTTTGGCAAAGATAATCCACAGTTGATGGCATTTGAAAGAATGCAGGAAACATTCAGTAAGAATGAAAGCGCCAATATCATCATCGCGCCAAAATCTGGCGATGTCTTTAACAAGACAACTCTTCAACTAATTAAAGAATATACCGATGAAGCGTGGCAAACGCCGTTATCTAGTCGTGTCGACTCCCTTTCAAATTATCAACACACATGGGCCGAAGAAGACGATTTAATCGTTGAAGACTTGGTCATGGATATTGAATCTATGACACCAGAGTCAATCGCACGCGCTAAAGCCATTGCTACCACGGAGCCTAATCTAGTTAAACGGATTGTGTCAGAAGACGGCAAAGTGGCTGTAATTAGCGTTACCGTACAATTACCTGATGGCGATAATCCTGAGACTGCAGGTGAAGCGATGTTGGCGGTGACAGAAATTTCAGACTCAGTTCGCGCTCTCACCGAACGCTATAAAGCGAAATATCCTGACCATGAGTTTTATCATACTGGCATGGTGTTCATGAATGATGCCTTTGCGAGCGAAGCGCAAAAAGATGCTAGCACGCTAGTGCCGCTAATGTTCTTGATGGTGATTGTCATTTTATGGGTATTGCTACGCTCATTCTCTGGCACCTTTGCCACGCTGATTATTATCATCGTTTCAATTGCAGCCACTATGGGGCTGTCTGGTTGGATGGGCTACTTCTTGAGTACAGCAACGGTCAATGTTCCAACCATGGTTATGACCTTAGCCGTTGCTGATTGTGTTCACGTTATCTCGTCAATGCTCTACGCGCTTAAACAAGGCAAGACGAAAGAAGAAGCTATCGAATACAGTATGAATCTGAATTTGATGCCAATTTTTATTACCTCAGCCACCACGGCAATAGGCTTTTTAACACTTAACTTCTCTGACGTGCCAGTACTTGCCGATTTGGGTAATCTAACGGCGCTAGGGGTGATGATTGCATTTGTGCTGTCGGTGACAATGTTGCCTGCGCTATTGAAAATACTACCAATGCGCACCGCTAAAGTTGCTAATGCTAAACATCACTGGATTGAGCGTTTAGGCGATAAAGTGATTGATAATCACAACAAATTGTTACCAGTGTCTCTGATTGTGATGGTGCTTGCTCTTACCGCTACTTTTAATAACGATATCAATGATGTTGCCACCGATTATTTTGACGAGAGCACAGCTTTTAGGCAGTCTACTGATTTCCAGCAGGAAAATATCAGCGGGATGTCGACGATTGATTTTGCGCTATACAGTGATGAATCATCTGGTTTAAACAAACCTGAAATGCTTAACACCGTTAACGCATTTAGTGAATGGCTACGTACCCAGCCTGAAATTGATCACGTGCTGAGTATCAGCGACACCTTTAAGCGTCTTAATAAAAACATGCACGGTGACGACGAGTCGTATTATCGCTTACCGCAAGATCGCGAACTTTCGGCGCAGTATTTATTACTTTATGAAATGTCACTTCCTTATGGTCTCGATTTAAACAATCAAATCAATATCGATAAATCAGCGACCCGTATTACAGCTATTTTGCAAAATCTTGGCAGTGTTGAATTTACTGAATTTGAACGCCGTACTCAGCAATGGTTTATCGACAATGCGCCGCAAGTTCAAATGACGGCGGCGAGTCCTAACCTGATGTTTGCTCACATCGGCCAGCAGAATATGCAAAGCATGTTGGTGGGAACCCTGCTTGCACTTATCCTGATCTCTGGCCTGCTGGTCTTCGCGTTGCGCTCATGGCGCTTAGGGGCCATTAGTTTAATTCCTAACTTAGTGCCTGCGTGTATTGGCTTTGGTATTTGGGGCTTATATTCTGGTGAAATCAATATGGGATTGTCAGTGGTGCTCAGTATGACACTAGGGATTATTGTCGATGATACCGTGCACTTTTTAAGTAAATACCAGCATGCGAAAAATGAAGGAAAGTCGACTGCAGACAGTATTCGTTATTCCTTTGCTAGTGTCGGACAAGCACTGTGGATCACTACCTTAGTGCTGGCGATTGGCTTCTCTATTTTAGCCCTCTCGTCATTTAGGTTAAACGCAGATATGGGACTGTTGACGGCCATTATTATTGTGGCTGCACTGATCGTTGATTTCCTATTCCTGCCAGCATTTTTATTATTGTTAGATAAAACGTCGTCTAAGAAAAAACAAGGAGTCAGCAATGAACAAGCTGCATAA